Proteins from a single region of Lysinibacillus sp. JNUCC-52:
- a CDS encoding ABC transporter permease: MFTAIFGSVEQGIIYAIMALGVYLTFRVLDFPDLTVDGSFVTGAATAATMILLGYHPILATLVAIVAGFIAGCMTGILHTKGKINPLLSGILMMIALYSINLRIMGLTAENTIGRPNIPLLNSETLFSKFQTFWSNLGIDAALNNVLKSIGIQQVPSTWGTLIVVLLITILIKFIADWFLKTEVGLAIRATGDNKRMIRSFSANTDTLIILGLGLSNALVAFSGALIAQYSKFSDVSMGIGMIVIGLASVIIGEAIFGTKTIMRTTLAVIAGAIIYRIILALALRVDFLDSGDMKLITAIIVILALVVPQFVDKNKERKRKAKRAAERTQVKPVERGGKGLA; the protein is encoded by the coding sequence ATGTTTACAGCAATATTTGGCTCTGTGGAGCAAGGAATCATCTATGCAATTATGGCACTCGGTGTGTACTTAACATTCCGTGTGTTAGATTTTCCGGATTTAACGGTTGATGGAAGCTTTGTAACAGGGGCGGCAACAGCAGCGACAATGATTCTGCTTGGCTACCACCCAATCTTAGCGACTTTAGTGGCAATTGTTGCTGGATTTATTGCAGGATGTATGACAGGAATTCTTCACACAAAAGGGAAAATCAATCCGCTTTTATCAGGGATTTTAATGATGATTGCCTTGTATTCTATTAACCTACGTATCATGGGGTTAACTGCAGAAAATACGATAGGTCGTCCGAATATTCCATTGTTAAACTCTGAAACGTTGTTTTCAAAGTTTCAAACATTTTGGAGTAATTTAGGTATCGATGCTGCATTAAATAACGTATTAAAAAGCATCGGCATTCAGCAAGTACCGTCTACTTGGGGTACGTTGATTGTAGTTTTACTCATCACGATTTTAATTAAATTTATTGCGGACTGGTTCTTAAAAACAGAAGTCGGGCTAGCTATTCGAGCAACAGGTGATAATAAACGAATGATTCGTAGTTTCTCTGCAAACACGGATACGCTTATTATTCTTGGGCTAGGTCTTTCAAATGCACTTGTCGCATTTTCTGGAGCATTAATCGCACAATATTCGAAGTTCTCGGATGTTAGTATGGGGATTGGTATGATTGTAATCGGTCTTGCCTCTGTCATTATAGGGGAAGCAATCTTTGGTACAAAAACAATTATGCGCACAACACTAGCTGTTATCGCAGGTGCTATTATTTACCGCATCATTTTAGCGTTAGCATTGCGTGTGGATTTCCTAGATTCAGGAGATATGAAGCTAATTACGGCTATTATCGTTATTTTGGCGCTTGTTGTACCTCAATTTGTTGATAAAAATAAAGAACGAAAACGTAAAGCAAAGCGAGCGGCGGAGCGTACACAAGTAAAACCAGTAGAGCGAGGGGGAAAAGGCCTTGCTTAA
- a CDS encoding ABC transporter substrate-binding protein, whose amino-acid sequence MKRNMTKLSFLLFGLVLLLAACGSGGSSSSDSKGDEKNNASESGSVDQKTYKIGITQIVEHPSLNAATEGFKKAIEDSGLQVEYNQQIAQGDNSLNTTIANNLVSDGVDLIFANSTPSAQAAATATSETPIIFTSVTDAVGAQLIESMEKPGKNVTGTIDLHPETISKTVAFLKELGAKNVGMVYNAGEQNSVAQVTEVKKVMAEQGLAVKEASAATSADVKQAAESLIGKVDAFYIITDNTVVSALESVIDVANANKLPLIVGELDSVERGGLAAFGFEYYDIGYEAGQMAVKILKGEATAADTPAQYPQNLKLVVNKKVADELGIEIKDSWGAELLEK is encoded by the coding sequence GTGAAGCGCAATATGACAAAGCTTTCGTTCCTATTATTTGGATTAGTATTACTGCTTGCTGCTTGTGGTAGCGGAGGTTCTAGCTCATCTGATTCAAAAGGCGACGAAAAAAATAATGCAAGTGAAAGCGGTAGTGTAGATCAAAAAACATATAAAATCGGGATTACACAAATTGTTGAGCATCCATCTTTAAATGCTGCAACGGAAGGCTTTAAAAAAGCGATTGAAGATTCTGGCTTACAAGTGGAATATAATCAACAAATTGCACAAGGTGATAATAGTCTGAATACGACAATTGCCAATAACCTAGTAAGTGATGGCGTAGATTTGATTTTTGCTAACTCTACACCTTCTGCACAAGCAGCAGCGACTGCAACTAGTGAAACACCAATTATCTTTACTTCAGTAACAGATGCAGTTGGTGCACAATTAATTGAATCAATGGAGAAACCAGGGAAAAATGTAACAGGTACAATTGATTTACATCCTGAAACGATTTCTAAAACAGTAGCATTCTTAAAAGAACTTGGTGCTAAAAATGTAGGTATGGTCTACAACGCTGGCGAGCAAAATTCAGTAGCACAAGTAACAGAAGTGAAAAAGGTAATGGCTGAGCAAGGTCTTGCAGTAAAAGAGGCTTCAGCTGCAACTTCAGCAGATGTAAAACAAGCTGCTGAATCATTAATTGGTAAAGTAGATGCTTTCTATATTATTACAGATAATACAGTAGTCTCTGCATTAGAGTCTGTCATTGATGTTGCGAATGCAAATAAATTACCACTTATTGTAGGAGAGCTTGATTCTGTGGAACGTGGTGGCTTAGCGGCATTCGGCTTTGAATACTATGATATCGGTTATGAGGCTGGTCAAATGGCTGTGAAAATTTTAAAAGGTGAGGCAACGGCTGCTGATACGCCAGCTCAATATCCTCAAAATTTAAAATTAGTAGTAAATAAAAAAGTAGCTGACGAATTAGGGATCGAAATTAAAGATTCTTGGGGCGCAGAGCTTTTAGAGAAATAA
- a CDS encoding QueT transporter family protein, giving the protein MKVKFLAASGIIAALYIAVTLLVAPFGFTEVQFRVSEIFNHLVAFNPRFAVGIIMGVFISNLFSPLGAYDLVFGVGQTMITLGLLILICKFVKNTWARLIINTFLFTCTMFIIAFELNLALELPFFWTWLTCAAGEFVVMAIGAPIMYMLNKRLNFKNLI; this is encoded by the coding sequence ATGAAAGTAAAGTTTTTAGCAGCAAGTGGTATTATTGCCGCGCTCTATATTGCTGTTACATTGTTAGTCGCACCATTCGGGTTTACAGAGGTGCAATTCCGTGTTTCAGAAATTTTTAATCATTTAGTTGCCTTTAATCCTCGCTTTGCTGTTGGGATTATTATGGGTGTCTTTATTTCTAACCTATTTTCACCACTCGGTGCTTACGATTTAGTTTTCGGCGTTGGTCAGACAATGATTACGCTCGGCCTATTGATTCTTATTTGTAAATTCGTTAAAAATACGTGGGCACGATTAATCATTAATACATTTTTATTTACGTGCACGATGTTTATTATCGCTTTCGAACTGAACTTAGCACTTGAATTGCCATTCTTCTGGACATGGCTTACATGCGCAGCAGGTGAATTTGTTGTAATGGCTATTGGTGCGCCGATTATGTATATGCTCAATAAGCGCTTAAACTTCAAAAACTTGATTTAA
- the trpB gene encoding tryptophan synthase subunit beta: MSTTVEQKGYFGEFGGSFVPEELQNVLNILDENFQKYKDDAEFNNELDYYFREYIGRKSPLYFAENLTKQLGGAKIYLKREDLNHTGSHKINNVLGQILLAKRMGANRVIAETGAGQHGVATATACAMFGMDCTVYMGLEDTKRQALNVFRMELLGAKVVAVDKGQGRLKDAVDEAFADLVENYETTFYLLGSAVGPHPFPSMVKHFQSVISRESREQILEKEGKLPAAVLACVGGGSNAIGAFAEYIADEGVRLIGIEPDKAATLNEGTPGELHGFKCLLLQDAQGNPLPTYSIAAGLDYPGAGPEHSYLKTIGRGEYVTVTNEEVLEAFQVLSKVEGIIPALESSHAVAHALKLAPTLSSEESIIINISGRGDKDVEQVFHMLNK, translated from the coding sequence ATGAGTACAACAGTCGAGCAAAAAGGATATTTTGGTGAATTTGGAGGTAGCTTCGTTCCTGAAGAGCTTCAAAATGTTTTAAATATATTAGATGAGAATTTCCAGAAATATAAGGATGATGCAGAATTTAATAATGAATTAGATTATTATTTCCGTGAATATATAGGCCGTAAATCGCCACTATACTTTGCTGAAAACTTAACAAAACAACTAGGTGGCGCTAAAATTTATTTAAAGCGTGAAGATCTAAATCATACTGGTTCTCATAAAATTAATAATGTACTAGGTCAAATATTACTTGCAAAACGCATGGGTGCTAATCGTGTAATAGCAGAAACAGGTGCAGGTCAACACGGTGTTGCCACAGCAACTGCTTGTGCAATGTTTGGCATGGATTGCACAGTTTACATGGGTCTCGAAGATACAAAGCGTCAAGCATTAAATGTCTTCCGTATGGAGCTACTCGGTGCTAAAGTCGTTGCGGTCGATAAAGGGCAAGGTCGTTTAAAAGATGCTGTGGATGAAGCATTCGCTGATTTAGTAGAAAACTATGAAACAACTTTCTATTTGTTAGGTTCTGCAGTGGGACCACACCCATTCCCTTCAATGGTGAAGCATTTCCAATCGGTTATTAGCCGAGAAAGTCGTGAACAAATTTTAGAAAAAGAAGGTAAGCTCCCAGCAGCAGTACTTGCTTGCGTAGGTGGAGGCAGCAATGCAATCGGTGCATTTGCAGAATATATCGCGGATGAGGGCGTTCGTTTAATCGGCATTGAGCCCGATAAAGCAGCGACATTAAACGAAGGTACACCAGGTGAATTACATGGTTTCAAATGCTTACTATTGCAAGATGCTCAAGGTAATCCACTACCAACGTATTCAATTGCAGCTGGTCTTGACTACCCTGGCGCAGGTCCTGAGCACAGTTATTTAAAAACAATTGGTCGCGGTGAATATGTAACAGTTACTAACGAAGAGGTACTTGAAGCATTCCAAGTGCTATCTAAAGTTGAAGGTATCATTCCTGCACTAGAAAGCTCCCATGCTGTTGCACATGCATTAAAATTAGCTCCCACTTTATCATCTGAAGAGAGTATTATTATTAATATTTCAGGTCGTGGCGATAAGGACGTTGAACAAGTATTCCATATGTTAAATAAATAA
- a CDS encoding long-chain fatty acid--CoA ligase has translation MMQAPLVLTNFFKRAESYFARKTIVSRTSPHTIHRLTYGEWAKRTRRLADALTKLGMEKGKKIGSFAWNQHRHLEAYFAVPCAGAILHMVNIRLSEEHLIYIINHAEDEILMIDEDLVPIIENIASELKTVKHYIIMTDEDTLPETTLPNALSYEELLASADENFEFPDDLEEEAPAGMCYTSATTGNPKGVVYSHRGLVLHSMMLSMFDSMGIAERDVVMPIVPMFHANAWGLPFASVNVGATQVLPGPQFTSDLILDLVEQEKVTLTAGVPTIWIGALQEQEKRERDISSLRAICCGGSASPTRLIRTFEEKYGIPYIVVYGMTETTPIVALSNYMSWMDEWPIEKRIEARAMQGMTMAGIESSIVNDHGEVPWDGETMGELRLRGPWISHEYYRDERTKDAYRDGWLFTGDIAVRTADGFIKITDRTKDLIKSGGEWISSVDLENALMTHDAIFEAAVIAIPHAKWQERPLACVVLKEGKSATSEELLAFLESQFAKWWVPEDIVFLDEIPKTSVGKFLKAKLRDNVAEIYPKLSTLV, from the coding sequence ATGATGCAAGCACCGTTAGTATTAACAAACTTTTTTAAGCGTGCAGAAAGTTATTTTGCTAGAAAGACCATCGTGTCACGTACAAGCCCGCATACAATTCACCGTTTAACATATGGGGAATGGGCAAAAAGAACACGTCGGTTAGCAGATGCGCTTACAAAGCTGGGGATGGAAAAGGGCAAGAAGATTGGTTCCTTCGCTTGGAATCAGCATCGCCACTTAGAGGCGTATTTTGCTGTGCCATGTGCTGGTGCTATATTGCACATGGTCAATATTCGGTTATCGGAAGAACATTTAATTTATATTATTAACCATGCGGAAGATGAGATTTTAATGATCGATGAAGATCTTGTCCCTATCATTGAAAATATTGCATCTGAGTTAAAGACAGTAAAACACTATATTATTATGACAGATGAAGATACTCTACCAGAGACAACATTACCGAATGCTTTGTCTTATGAGGAATTATTAGCATCTGCGGATGAAAACTTTGAATTTCCCGATGATTTAGAAGAAGAAGCACCAGCAGGTATGTGTTATACAAGTGCAACGACGGGAAATCCAAAAGGGGTTGTTTACTCCCATCGAGGCTTAGTATTACACAGTATGATGCTTAGTATGTTCGATTCCATGGGGATTGCTGAGCGTGATGTTGTGATGCCGATTGTGCCGATGTTCCATGCAAATGCTTGGGGATTACCGTTTGCCAGTGTCAATGTTGGTGCAACACAAGTACTGCCAGGTCCACAATTTACTTCTGATTTAATTTTAGATTTAGTGGAGCAAGAAAAGGTGACGTTGACGGCGGGTGTACCGACAATTTGGATTGGCGCATTACAGGAACAGGAGAAGCGTGAACGAGATATTAGTTCACTACGAGCAATTTGCTGTGGTGGCTCAGCTTCACCAACACGATTAATACGTACTTTTGAAGAGAAATATGGTATTCCATATATCGTTGTCTATGGGATGACAGAGACAACACCAATCGTTGCATTATCGAATTATATGTCATGGATGGATGAATGGCCGATTGAAAAACGTATTGAAGCACGTGCTATGCAAGGTATGACGATGGCTGGTATTGAGTCTAGTATTGTCAATGATCATGGTGAAGTACCATGGGATGGTGAGACGATGGGGGAATTACGTCTACGTGGTCCGTGGATTTCACATGAATATTATCGTGATGAGCGTACGAAAGACGCTTATCGGGATGGTTGGTTATTTACAGGGGATATTGCGGTCCGTACAGCAGATGGTTTTATTAAAATTACCGACCGTACAAAAGATTTGATTAAATCTGGCGGTGAATGGATTTCTTCTGTAGATTTAGAAAATGCATTAATGACACATGATGCCATTTTTGAAGCAGCCGTAATTGCAATCCCACATGCCAAATGGCAGGAGCGTCCGCTAGCGTGTGTCGTTTTAAAGGAAGGAAAGTCAGCGACGAGTGAAGAATTACTAGCCTTTTTAGAAAGCCAATTTGCAAAATGGTGGGTGCCAGAGGATATTGTCTTTTTAGATGAAATTCCAAAAACGTCTGTCGGGAAATTCTTAAAAGCTAAATTACGAGACAATGTGGCTGAAATTTATCCAAAATTAAGTACGCTTGTATAA
- a CDS encoding L-threonine 3-dehydrogenase — protein MEKIMVTGALGQIGSELVEKLRSIYGEDNVLATDIRKLEHTKGPFEVLDVTDGQRMHDLAKDFGADTMMHLAALLSATAERNPLLAWNLNMGGLMNALEVSRELNLQFFTPSSIGAFGPSTPKDDTPQDTLQRPTTMYGVNKVAGELLCDYYFNRFGVDTRGVRFPGLISYVTPPGGGTTDYAVEIFYEAIQQGKYTSYIQEGTYMDMMYMPDALQAIVDLMEADSSKLIHRNAFNITAMSFEPSQIAAEIKKHLPQFRMDYKVDPVRQAIADSWPNSINTDAAKNEWGFKAEYDLAKMTIDMLEKLKIKLQKKAIS, from the coding sequence ATGGAAAAGATTATGGTTACAGGTGCTCTTGGTCAAATTGGCTCTGAGCTAGTAGAAAAACTTCGTAGTATTTATGGAGAGGACAATGTATTAGCGACGGATATACGAAAGCTTGAACATACAAAGGGTCCGTTCGAAGTACTGGACGTGACAGATGGACAAAGAATGCATGATTTAGCTAAGGACTTTGGGGCGGATACGATGATGCATTTGGCCGCATTATTATCTGCAACCGCAGAAAGAAATCCATTACTTGCTTGGAATTTAAATATGGGTGGATTGATGAATGCGTTAGAAGTTTCTCGTGAGTTAAATTTACAGTTTTTCACACCAAGTTCAATCGGTGCATTTGGACCATCAACACCTAAGGATGATACACCGCAAGATACGTTACAGCGCCCAACAACTATGTATGGTGTTAACAAAGTTGCTGGTGAATTATTATGTGACTATTATTTTAATCGTTTTGGCGTTGATACACGTGGGGTGCGTTTCCCAGGTTTAATTTCTTATGTAACTCCTCCTGGAGGCGGTACAACTGACTATGCGGTTGAAATCTTTTATGAAGCAATTCAGCAAGGAAAGTATACATCATATATTCAAGAAGGTACTTACATGGATATGATGTATATGCCCGATGCATTACAAGCTATTGTAGACTTAATGGAAGCGGACAGTAGCAAGTTAATTCACCGCAATGCATTTAATATTACGGCAATGAGTTTTGAACCATCTCAAATCGCTGCTGAAATTAAAAAGCATTTGCCACAATTCCGTATGGATTATAAGGTAGATCCAGTGCGTCAGGCGATTGCAGATAGTTGGCCAAATTCTATCAATACTGATGCAGCCAAAAATGAGTGGGGCTTTAAAGCGGAATATGATTTAGCAAAAATGACTATTGATATGTTAGAGAAATTAAAAATTAAGTTGCAAAAAAAAGCCATTTCATAA
- a CDS encoding methyl-accepting chemotaxis protein produces MMHFFRYIKVKDKLLVLMVVCVLSNILIGIFSVDYLRKMSWHASESYTEGLLPIGWLNELEEAQRQLDFLVDSNGDYQEMTGILTNIEQPVGHLEKLTIDKKMNHQVKKYNTIFAQQVDLVESYEQLNLQERQRFYEQTYLPVSQQIHALLEETQSYLVQRAEEQQQAYQKDVQFGYWLLGSVCMFVVLLVIFIGLIATKAVNVPTRQLKSLLKRAEQGDFTANASYVAHDELGEVVLSYNQMATEVKQLLHTVTNSAQEVEVMTENLQQSSEQSSTTTVKIAKDVQNIAELTTASTTKLASNSASLEEVLNGVQVILEKVNLVESFAHDTAHEAESGTEIVQANLTQIQAIKLAVEKSNTAIFNLVERAATIDQMVEVIEKITAQTNLLALNASIEAARAGTHGQGFAVVANEVRKLAEQTVHSTNTITSIVQNIHTDSHYAVEMMEGVLIATEKGVKVTAETATSFDQILEKVNNIQPYIVEVSSTVQEIAEHTKKVNEDAVMLTSLSETNAASTKHVAKLTTDQLNAQQQFHNYIKELRKVSKVLQIAVKRFSI; encoded by the coding sequence ATGATGCATTTTTTTCGTTATATTAAGGTAAAAGATAAGCTGCTTGTACTCATGGTTGTATGTGTACTATCAAATATTCTAATAGGTATATTTAGTGTAGATTATTTACGGAAAATGTCCTGGCATGCAAGCGAGAGTTATACAGAGGGGCTTTTACCGATTGGTTGGCTAAATGAACTAGAAGAAGCGCAACGACAATTGGATTTCTTAGTGGATTCCAATGGTGATTACCAAGAGATGACGGGTATTCTAACTAATATTGAACAGCCTGTAGGTCATTTAGAAAAATTAACGATTGATAAAAAGATGAATCATCAAGTAAAGAAGTATAATACGATATTCGCCCAGCAGGTAGATTTAGTTGAAAGCTATGAGCAGTTAAATTTGCAAGAGCGTCAGCGATTTTATGAGCAAACCTATTTACCTGTAAGCCAACAAATTCATGCATTATTAGAAGAAACACAGAGCTACTTAGTTCAAAGAGCAGAGGAACAGCAGCAAGCGTACCAAAAGGATGTACAATTCGGTTATTGGTTATTAGGTAGTGTTTGTATGTTTGTTGTACTATTAGTTATTTTCATTGGTTTGATTGCAACGAAAGCAGTGAATGTTCCGACACGTCAATTAAAATCTTTATTGAAACGCGCTGAGCAGGGAGATTTTACAGCCAATGCGAGTTACGTGGCGCATGATGAGCTTGGAGAAGTTGTCCTATCCTATAATCAGATGGCAACAGAAGTAAAACAATTACTACATACGGTGACAAATAGTGCGCAAGAGGTAGAAGTGATGACGGAGAATTTGCAACAATCCTCTGAGCAATCTTCTACAACTACGGTTAAAATTGCAAAGGATGTGCAAAATATTGCCGAGTTGACTACTGCTTCTACTACAAAATTAGCGTCCAATTCAGCTTCATTAGAAGAAGTACTGAATGGTGTGCAAGTTATATTAGAAAAGGTGAATCTTGTAGAAAGCTTTGCACACGATACTGCACACGAAGCAGAGAGTGGTACAGAAATTGTACAGGCAAACTTAACGCAAATTCAAGCGATTAAACTAGCGGTAGAAAAATCAAATACAGCTATTTTTAATTTAGTTGAACGTGCCGCTACAATTGACCAAATGGTTGAAGTTATTGAAAAGATAACTGCACAAACAAATTTACTTGCTTTGAATGCATCCATCGAAGCCGCTAGAGCAGGCACGCATGGGCAGGGATTTGCGGTTGTTGCAAATGAAGTACGCAAGCTAGCGGAACAAACCGTTCATTCAACAAATACTATTACGTCAATTGTACAAAACATTCATACAGATTCTCACTATGCTGTAGAGATGATGGAAGGTGTTTTAATTGCTACCGAGAAGGGTGTAAAAGTAACTGCAGAAACAGCAACAAGTTTCGACCAAATACTAGAGAAAGTAAATAATATACAGCCTTATATAGTAGAGGTATCGTCGACAGTTCAAGAAATAGCAGAGCATACGAAAAAGGTAAACGAAGATGCAGTGATGTTGACATCTCTTTCAGAAACAAATGCTGCCTCGACCAAACATGTGGCAAAATTGACGACAGATCAATTAAATGCACAGCAACAATTTCATAATTATATAAAAGAATTAAGAAAAGTTTCAAAGGTATTACAAATCGCAGTGAAACGCTTTTCAATCTAA
- a CDS encoding FtsW/RodA/SpoVE family cell cycle protein, which translates to MKLLQLKKFDNSLAISLLLLGIISCLFVHSSSIAFEQYASLFIVKQFIYYSLGFLIMYGVATLDIEQLKRIGWPFYWFMVALTFGLFIAPESIARTINEAKSWYQVPLLGSFQPSEFLKFAFLIVVSKVIVAHRAKYVQPSFLSDMRLLITIGIITLPPTLAVYKQPDTGMVMLYMAMIIPMVYFSGIQTKLLVIFTAIPVSIVTVIATLYIKFNDFFTEKLLSKLSGHQVSRIYGWLQPYEYTDSSFQTRQGFMAIGSGEFIGKGYLQNNVYVPEKHTDFIFSAIAEEVGFVGGAFVIALLFFVIYRIVLITVQAKDPFMTLMGAGISSLLAFQITQNIGMTIGLLPVTGVTLPFLSYGGSSLLSNFMLMGIVMIIHNSYKGYMFKAGD; encoded by the coding sequence GTGAAACTGTTGCAGCTAAAAAAATTTGATAATAGTTTAGCAATCAGTCTATTGTTGCTCGGTATTATTAGTTGCCTTTTCGTTCATTCTAGCAGTATAGCATTTGAACAATATGCAAGTTTGTTTATTGTAAAGCAATTTATCTATTATAGCCTTGGATTTTTAATTATGTATGGCGTCGCAACACTTGATATTGAACAACTTAAAAGAATAGGATGGCCATTTTATTGGTTTATGGTAGCCCTCACTTTTGGCTTATTTATTGCTCCTGAAAGCATCGCACGAACAATCAATGAAGCGAAATCTTGGTATCAAGTTCCACTTTTAGGATCATTTCAGCCATCAGAGTTTTTAAAGTTTGCATTTTTAATTGTTGTGAGTAAAGTCATTGTTGCCCATCGAGCAAAATATGTACAGCCATCCTTCCTATCAGATATGCGCCTACTAATTACGATTGGCATTATTACGCTTCCACCGACACTTGCTGTCTATAAGCAACCTGATACAGGCATGGTTATGCTATACATGGCGATGATTATACCGATGGTTTACTTCTCAGGCATTCAAACTAAATTACTCGTAATCTTTACAGCCATCCCAGTGTCAATTGTGACTGTTATCGCTACTCTTTATATAAAGTTTAATGATTTTTTCACCGAGAAGCTATTAAGTAAATTATCTGGGCATCAGGTTTCTCGTATTTATGGGTGGCTACAGCCTTATGAATATACGGATTCATCTTTTCAGACTAGACAAGGCTTTATGGCTATAGGTTCAGGTGAGTTCATAGGGAAAGGCTATTTGCAAAATAATGTCTATGTTCCAGAAAAACATACCGACTTTATTTTTTCTGCTATCGCAGAAGAAGTAGGATTTGTTGGTGGGGCTTTTGTTATTGCACTATTATTTTTTGTTATTTACCGTATTGTCCTAATTACAGTACAAGCAAAGGATCCATTTATGACACTAATGGGCGCGGGTATCTCCAGTTTATTAGCATTTCAAATTACGCAAAATATTGGTATGACGATAGGACTTTTACCTGTAACAGGCGTAACTTTACCGTTTTTAAGCTACGGTGGAAGTTCACTACTTTCAAATTTCATGTTAATGGGGATCGTCATGATTATCCACAACTCTTATAAGGGATATATGTTTAAAGCAGGGGACTAA
- a CDS encoding N-acetylglucosamine kinase yields the protein MYVLAIDGGGTKTIATISTYRGQMMALAETGKSNPTSMSLEQFTETITELIKDLKRQRPHEFQHITKCHAGLSGVTENNNEKITHALLTSLLPRDCQLALSNDGLNALYAGTLGQPGIVQISGTGAITLSIDSFGRIERTAGWGYIFDDEGSGYDIGIRTLKAVFKAFDKRGSETLLTAAVLEYFQLQSVPQIIEVVYGEGHPRDIISPLSKVAIECAKCGDAEANTIINQVCHVFYQSVEACYKKNPFAEKRVKVVLAGGVFNELGLFIEKLEAIDKKNSNQYDFMGAYSLPVGGAALAALKLPRNEAKIFIDQFNVSMKEFLTN from the coding sequence TTGTATGTTTTGGCAATTGACGGTGGTGGAACAAAAACAATAGCAACAATCTCAACATATCGTGGCCAAATGATGGCGCTAGCTGAAACGGGCAAAAGTAATCCTACATCCATGAGCTTAGAGCAATTTACTGAGACGATAACAGAACTCATAAAAGATTTAAAAAGACAACGACCTCACGAATTTCAACACATTACAAAATGCCATGCGGGACTATCTGGTGTAACAGAAAATAATAATGAGAAAATTACTCATGCATTATTAACCTCGCTTTTACCTAGAGACTGTCAACTAGCACTATCGAATGATGGCTTGAATGCGCTGTATGCGGGTACATTAGGTCAGCCTGGCATTGTACAAATATCTGGTACAGGTGCGATTACACTCAGTATAGATTCGTTTGGAAGAATTGAACGTACAGCAGGCTGGGGTTATATTTTTGATGATGAGGGCAGTGGCTATGATATTGGTATTCGCACATTAAAAGCGGTATTTAAGGCATTTGATAAAAGAGGTTCTGAAACGCTCCTAACAGCAGCGGTATTAGAATATTTTCAATTACAATCTGTTCCGCAAATAATCGAAGTGGTGTATGGTGAAGGACATCCGCGTGACATAATATCTCCCTTAAGTAAGGTAGCAATCGAATGCGCTAAATGCGGGGATGCAGAAGCCAATACAATCATTAATCAGGTATGCCATGTTTTTTATCAAAGTGTAGAAGCTTGTTACAAAAAAAATCCGTTTGCAGAGAAGCGTGTTAAAGTAGTGCTGGCTGGTGGAGTTTTTAATGAGTTGGGGCTATTTATTGAAAAATTAGAAGCTATTGATAAAAAGAATAGTAATCAGTATGACTTCATGGGTGCTTATAGCTTACCAGTTGGTGGTGCAGCTTTAGCTGCATTAAAATTACCTCGTAATGAAGCTAAGATATTTATCGATCAATTTAATGTAAGTATGAAAGAGTTTTTAACTAATTAA